One window of the Rhizorhabdus dicambivorans genome contains the following:
- a CDS encoding acyl-CoA dehydrogenase family protein: MISFELTEEQEIARSTVREFAGQVLRPLARQADVDGRIEDETLDQLWSLGVVQSMIDQDGAEPDQSAILSALLLEELGWADAAFGVALASPLGFVRAVKEQGSAAQKEALLPLFTGDRYHGAAVALAEPGLIDNGIEALSTKAEADPAGYRLTGAKVQVPLGDKCSHFLVIAQHDGKPDAFIVPRDAAGVVIDKSERQLGLSGLGSVTLRLDNVVLGHDARLGENHGCDVQRIVDAARVGASSILVGLCRGVYDHSVVYTKERHVHGSALAQKQSVAFRLVDMFVETEASRWMCWRAATEIDKGQEATRSAALAQSYTREQATWIADEGVQLMGGHGFMRANPVELWFRNARTLSLLEGTASV, encoded by the coding sequence TTGATTTCGTTCGAACTTACCGAAGAGCAGGAGATCGCACGCTCCACCGTCCGGGAATTCGCCGGGCAGGTGCTGCGCCCGCTGGCGCGCCAGGCCGATGTCGACGGCCGGATCGAGGATGAGACGCTCGACCAGCTCTGGAGCCTCGGCGTCGTCCAGTCGATGATCGACCAGGACGGCGCGGAGCCCGATCAGAGCGCGATCCTGAGCGCGCTGCTGCTCGAGGAACTGGGCTGGGCCGACGCCGCTTTCGGTGTCGCGCTGGCCAGCCCGCTCGGCTTCGTCCGTGCCGTGAAGGAGCAGGGCTCGGCCGCGCAGAAGGAAGCGCTGCTGCCCCTGTTCACCGGCGATCGCTACCATGGCGCGGCGGTCGCGCTGGCCGAACCGGGCCTGATCGACAACGGCATCGAGGCATTGTCGACCAAGGCGGAGGCCGATCCGGCCGGCTATCGCCTGACCGGCGCCAAGGTGCAGGTGCCACTGGGCGACAAGTGCAGCCATTTCCTGGTGATCGCGCAGCATGACGGCAAGCCCGATGCCTTCATCGTCCCGCGCGACGCGGCCGGCGTGGTGATCGACAAGAGCGAACGCCAGCTGGGCCTTTCCGGCCTCGGCTCGGTCACGCTGCGCCTGGACAATGTCGTGCTGGGCCATGACGCGCGGCTCGGCGAGAATCATGGCTGCGACGTGCAGCGGATCGTCGACGCGGCTCGCGTTGGCGCATCGTCGATCCTCGTCGGTCTGTGCCGCGGCGTCTATGACCATTCGGTGGTTTACACCAAGGAACGCCATGTCCATGGCTCGGCGCTGGCGCAGAAGCAGAGCGTCGCCTTCCGTCTGGTCGACATGTTCGTCGAGACCGAGGCGAGCCGCTGGATGTGCTGGCGCGCCGCGACCGAGATCGACAAGGGCCAGGAGGCCACCCGCAGCGCCGCGCTGGCGCAGAGCTACACCCGCGAGCAGGCGACCTGGATCGCCGACGAGGGCGTGCAGCTGATGGGCGGCCACGGCTTCATGCGCGCCAATCCGGTCGAGCTTTGGTTCCGCAATGCGCGGACGCTGTCGCTGCTCGAAGGCACGGCCAGCGTCTGA
- a CDS encoding CaiB/BaiF CoA transferase family protein — translation MTGGGSGKGALASVRVVEVGTMVAAPICGQLLADLGADVIKIEPLGGEVMRVIPPVYKGVSAAFAQWNRNKRSIALDLKSPEGMAVLRGLLARADIFLQNMRVGAAEAMGLDHESLIVDNPGLISVQITGYGTDGPYRDQPGYDMMVQGLTGFMPIQGTPEKPRAIRSVQADKVAGYSAALAALAAVIHRRAGGGGQKIDATILDSYASFMLPDHIYTRSFRNAPPEAPFTADIYNMIHLSDGKLIGYLLTQDQFEEACRAFGREDLMNDPRYSTPGGRNVHQPELIREIATACEGKTMAEVLAITRAHRLPFAPVNDIDGFFDDPQVRHNGSFVEFETEEVGPVRLLNGLARLSETPIDARSLAPSLGAHTDAILAELGYPEARIATMREGRIVG, via the coding sequence ATGACGGGCGGCGGATCGGGCAAGGGGGCGCTCGCCTCGGTCAGGGTGGTCGAGGTCGGGACGATGGTCGCGGCCCCGATCTGCGGGCAGCTGCTGGCGGACCTCGGCGCCGACGTCATCAAGATCGAACCGCTCGGGGGTGAGGTGATGCGGGTGATCCCGCCCGTGTACAAGGGCGTCTCGGCCGCCTTCGCCCAGTGGAACCGCAACAAGCGCAGCATTGCGCTGGATCTCAAGTCCCCCGAGGGCATGGCCGTGCTGCGCGGCCTGCTCGCCCGGGCCGATATCTTCCTGCAGAACATGCGGGTCGGCGCGGCCGAGGCGATGGGTCTCGACCATGAAAGCCTGATCGTCGACAATCCCGGCCTGATCTCGGTGCAGATCACGGGCTATGGCACCGACGGCCCCTATCGGGACCAGCCCGGCTACGACATGATGGTCCAGGGGCTGACCGGCTTCATGCCGATCCAGGGCACGCCCGAAAAGCCGCGCGCGATCCGCAGCGTCCAGGCCGACAAGGTCGCCGGCTATTCGGCGGCGCTGGCGGCGCTGGCGGCGGTGATCCACCGGCGCGCGGGCGGCGGCGGCCAGAAGATCGACGCGACGATCCTCGATTCCTACGCCAGTTTCATGCTGCCCGACCATATCTACACCCGCTCCTTCCGGAACGCGCCCCCGGAGGCGCCGTTCACGGCGGACATCTACAATATGATCCACCTGAGCGACGGCAAGCTCATCGGCTATCTGCTGACCCAGGACCAGTTCGAGGAAGCCTGCCGCGCTTTTGGGCGCGAGGATCTGATGAATGATCCCCGCTACAGCACGCCGGGCGGCCGCAACGTCCACCAGCCCGAACTGATCAGGGAGATCGCCACTGCCTGCGAGGGCAAGACGATGGCGGAGGTGCTGGCCATCACACGCGCGCACCGCCTGCCCTTCGCGCCGGTCAACGACATCGACGGCTTCTTCGATGATCCGCAGGTGCGCCACAATGGCAGCTTCGTCGAGTTCGAGACCGAGGAGGTGGGCCCCGTCCGGCTGCTCAACGGGCTTGCCCGGCTCAGCGAGACGCCGATCGATGCCCGCTCGCTGGCCCCGTCACTCGGGGCCCACACCGACGCGATCCTGGCGGAGCTCGGCTATCCGGAGGCGCGGATCGCCACGATGCGCGAGGGCCGGATCGTCGGCTGA
- a CDS encoding putative quinol monooxygenase: MVYVVAELSVRPGTEAEFEAVAAELMQEVRAREPEVQLYQFTKIRGRDGVYRVIERYASEAALEKHMAEPHLRAAMEKMGPLLAARPQLEKCDPVGVA, encoded by the coding sequence ATGGTTTACGTCGTCGCGGAGTTGAGCGTCCGCCCGGGTACCGAGGCCGAGTTCGAGGCTGTGGCCGCCGAACTGATGCAGGAAGTGCGGGCCAGGGAGCCCGAGGTCCAGCTCTACCAGTTCACCAAGATCCGTGGCCGTGATGGCGTCTATCGCGTGATCGAGCGCTACGCCTCTGAAGCCGCGCTGGAGAAGCACATGGCCGAGCCGCATCTGCGCGCGGCCATGGAGAAGATGGGCCCGCTGCTGGCGGCGCGTCCGCAGCTCGAGAAATGCGATCCGGTCGGGGTGGCCTGA